The following proteins are encoded in a genomic region of Oncorhynchus keta strain PuntledgeMale-10-30-2019 chromosome 6, Oket_V2, whole genome shotgun sequence:
- the LOC118370634 gene encoding ubiquitin carboxyl-terminal hydrolase 20-like — MSDQGDICPHLNSIGEVTKEELLQKSKGSCQSCGVGGPNLWACLQSECQYVGCGETFSDHSTLHAQANKHNLTVNLTTFRIWCYVCEREVFLEQRPAVVPAMSATHTPHHCKAKEHQDAVHQPVSHHHPLKAVPIAVAEEDWSESEEDVLKPRGLTGMKNIGNSCYMNAALQALSNCPPLTQFFLDCSGLVRTDKKPALCKSYQKLISELWHKKRPSYVVPTSLSQGIKLVNPMFRGYAQQDTQEFLRCLMDQLHEELKEPQVECGGGGEGDERRDEGDRSPSEDEFLSCDSGASSDRGEGGGLGEPELLIQDECGVGPRVGRGGTGTGRGVGTGGPISEKERLKEKRVLGSPLHRGSQEMDEDADVDTTVAEEGGLERGAEEEEGTPPSPRPQEPDNEASMQKRPHSRPCSPVRTVQELHPKLSPSPTRSSPFRSAGPEYSFKKAQLFLGAKKQKQSHYRSVISDIFDGSILSLVQCLTCDRVSTTVETFQDLSLPIPGKEDLAKLHSSIHQNLPAKTGVSLDVYGSQGWITYIMDSIRRFVVSCIPSWFWGPMVTLEDCLAAFFVADELKGDNMYSCERCKKLRNGVKYCKVLRLPEILCIHLKRFRHEVMYSFKINSHVAFPLEGLELRPFLAKDSPSQITTYGLLSVICHHGTAGSGHYIAYCQNVINGQWYEFDDQYVTEVHETVVQNAEAYVLFYRKSSEESVRERQKVVDLASMKEPSLLQFYISREWLNKFNTFTEPGPISNHTFLCQHGGIPPNKYHYIDDLVVILPQNVWEYLYNSFGGGPAVNHLYVCAICQVELEALAKRRKVEIDTFIRLNKEFQAEEAPTVILCISMQWFREWESFVKGKDNEPPGPIDNSKIGVMKGGHVQLKQGADYGQISEETWQYLLCIYSGGPEIAVRQTVPATNTDSLHGERKIEAETRAL; from the exons ATGAGTGACCAGGGGGACATTTGTCCCCACCTGAATTCCATAGGGGAGGTAACCAAGGAGGAGCTTCTGCAGAAATCCAAG GGATCCTGCCAGTCGTGTGGAGTGGGAGGTCCCAACCTCTGGGCCTGTCTGCAG AGCGAGTGTCAATATGTTGGCTGTGGAGAAACCTTTTCAGACCACAGCACCCTACATGCACAG GCAAATAAACACAACCTGACGGTGAACCTGACCACTTTCAGGATCTGGTGctatgtgtgtgagagggaggtgTTTCTGGAGCAGAGGCCTGCAGTTGTACCTGCTATGTCTGccacacacactccccaccacTGTAAAGCTAAGGAACACCAG GATGCAGTTCATCAACCAGTGAGTCACCACCACCCGTTGAAAGCAGTCCCTATCGCGGTAGCCGAAGAAGATTGGTCAGAGTCAGAGGAGGATGTGCTCAAACCCAGAG GTTTGACCGGGATGAAGAATATTGGTAACTCCTGCTACATGAACGCAGCGCTTCAAGCCCTGTCCAACTG tcctcctctcacTCAGTTCTTCCTGGACTGCAGTGGACTGGTGCGGACTGACAAAAAGCCCGCACTGTGCAAAAGCTACCAGAAACTCATCTCTGAGCTCTGGCACAAGAAAcg GCCCAGTTACGTAGTCCCCACCAGTCTGTCCCAGGGCATCAAGCTGGTCAACCCCATGTTCCGTGGCTACGCCCAGCAG GACACCCAGGAGTTCCTGCGCTGTCTGATGGACCAGCTCCACGAGGAGCTCAAAGAGCCACAGGTAGAGTGTggcgggggaggggagggggatgagaggagggatgagggcgACCGCTCCCCCTCTGAGGACGAGTTCCTCTCCTGCGACTCAGGTGCCAGCAGCGaccggggggagggagggggactggGGGAGCCCGAGCTGCTCATTCAGGACGAGTGTGGGGTGGGGCCGAGAGTTGGAAGAGGGGGGACAGGCACGGGCAGAGGGGTTGGCACAGGGGGGCCCATCTCAGAGAAAGAGAGGCTGAAGGAGAAAAGGGTTTTGGGCTCGCCCCTCCACAGGGGCTCCCAGGAGATGGACGAGGACGCTGATGTGGATACGACAGTGGCCGAAGAGGGTGGTCTGGAGAGGggagcggaggaggaggaggggacccCCCCTAGCCCTAGGCCACAGG AGCCAGACAATGAGGCATCGATGCAGAAGCGCCCCCATTCTCGCCCCTGCAGCCCCGTCCGTACTGTCCAGGAACTGCACCCTAAACTCTCCCCTAGCCCCACTCGCTCCAGCCCCTTCCGCTCTGCAGGGCCCGAATACTCTTTTAAGAAAG CCCAGCTGTTCCTGGGTGCCAAGAAGCAGAAGCAGTCTCACTACCGCAGCGTCATCTCAGACATCTTCGACGGCTCAATCCTCAGCCTGGTCCAGTGTCTGACGTGTGACAGG GTGTCGACCACAGTGGAGACCTTCCAGGACCTGTCCCTGCCCATCCCAGGTAAGGAGGACCTGGCCAAGCTACACTCCTCCATCCACCAGAACCTCCCAGCCAAGACCGGGGTATCTCTGGACGTCTACGGCTCCCAGGGCTGGATCACCTACATCATGGACTCCATACGCAG GTTTGTGGTGTCCTGTATCCCCAGCTGGTTTTGGGGTCCTATGGTCACACTGGAGGATTGCCTCGCCGCCTTCTTCGTCGCTGATGAGCTCAAAG GGGACAACATGTACAGCTGTGAAAGGTGTAAAAA ATTGAGAAATGGTGTAAAATATTGCAAAGTACTTCGGCTACCTGAG ATCCTGTGCATCCACCTGAAACGTTTTCGCCACGAGGTGATGTACTCCTTCAAGATCAACAGCCACGTGGCCTTCCCATTGGAGGGCCTCGAACTCCGACCTTTCCTGGCCAAGGACAGCCCCTCCCAGATCACCACCTATGGCCTGCTGTCCGTTATCTGTCACCATGGCACCGCAGGCA GTGGTCACTACATAGCGTACTGTCAGAACGTGATTAACGGTCAGTGGTACGAGTTTGATGACCAGTATGTAACGGAGGTCCATGAGACTGTGGTGCAGAATGCTGAGGCCTATGTGCTCTTCTACAG GAAGAGCAGTGAGGAGTCGGTGAGGGAGAGGCAGAAGGTGGTGGATTTAGCTAGCATGAAGGAGCCAAGCCTGCTGCAGTTCTACATCTCCAGAGAGTGGCTGAACAAGTTCAACACTTTCACTGAGCCAGGGCCCATCAGCAACCACACCTTCCTCTGCCAGCACGGAG GGATCCCGCCCAATAAGTACCACTACATCGACGACCTGGTGGTGATCCTGCCGCAGAACGTGTGGGAGTACCTGTACAACAG TTTTGGAGGAGGTCCAGCAGTGAACCACTTGTACGTGTGTGCCATCTGCCAGGTGGAGTTAGAGGCTTTGGCCAAACGCAGGAAGGTGGAAATAGACACCTTTATCAGG ttgaATAAAGAGTTCCAAGCGGAGGAGGCTCCTACAGTCATCCTGTGTATCAGTATGCAGTGGTTCAGAGAGTGGGAGAGCTTTGTCAAGGGCAAAGACAATG AGCCCCCTGGTCCTATTGACAACAGTAAGATCGGTGTCATGAAAGGGGGACACGTACAGCTCAAGCAAG